One genomic segment of Pandoraea thiooxydans includes these proteins:
- the hutC gene encoding histidine utilization repressor, whose translation MKPNARSHISSVREPAAPAALYEQVKNFIRERVSAGEWKPGDRIPSELNLVDTLGVSRMTINRALRELTEQGALVRLSGVGTFVAESKPQSTLLMIAHIGDEIRARGHSYDYEILLQARETASVEVAAALDLPVGSSVYHVICVHREDGLPVQLEDRYVNPASAPDFLQQDFTAIRPSQYLLDTVPAHEIEHVVEAELPTPTEAKWLDIRADQPCLTLVRRTWARGLPVTFARFVHPGSRYRLGCRFQPDTMQQQS comes from the coding sequence ATGAAACCCAACGCCCGATCACACATATCCTCGGTTCGGGAACCGGCCGCGCCCGCTGCGTTGTACGAGCAGGTGAAGAATTTCATTCGTGAGCGTGTCAGCGCTGGCGAGTGGAAGCCCGGCGACCGCATCCCGTCGGAATTGAACCTGGTCGATACGCTGGGCGTCTCGCGCATGACGATCAATCGCGCGTTGCGCGAACTGACCGAGCAGGGCGCGCTGGTGCGGCTCTCCGGCGTCGGCACGTTTGTGGCGGAGAGCAAACCGCAATCGACGCTGCTGATGATCGCCCACATCGGAGACGAAATCCGCGCGCGCGGCCACAGCTACGACTACGAGATCCTGCTGCAGGCCCGCGAGACGGCGTCCGTCGAGGTGGCCGCCGCGCTCGATTTGCCGGTCGGCAGTTCGGTGTATCACGTCATTTGCGTGCACCGTGAGGATGGCCTGCCGGTGCAGCTCGAAGACCGTTACGTCAATCCGGCCAGCGCGCCGGACTTCCTGCAGCAGGATTTCACGGCGATCCGCCCGTCGCAGTATCTGCTCGATACCGTGCCGGCCCACGAGATCGAACATGTCGTGGAGGCCGAGTTGCCGACCCCGACGGAAGCCAAGTGGCTCGACATCCGTGCCGACCAGCCGTGTCTGACGCTGGTGCGCCGGACCTGGGCGCGCGGCCTGCCGGTCACCTTCGCCCGCTTCGTCCACCCCGGCTCGCGCTATCGGCTGGGCTGCCGCTTTCAACCCGACACCATGCAGCAACAAAGCTGA
- a CDS encoding acyl-CoA dehydrogenase family protein, protein MLPRLGIEHDDIEIASAIERFAQHELAPHARQVDEEEIATTRYVPALAELGVMGMNLPERWGGVGASPTGVILSLVEIAKACAATSSMVGAHYLATDSVLIGGDDAIRDRLLPAAAAGARLGAFALTEPRAGSNPADMATRATAHSDGYRIQGVKHFISNAGDADFIVVYAKTDPAAGVRGISAFVVERGTPGLVISPPEKLMGIRGAPAHEIVLDCVVPRANRLGEEGSGFRTAMRVLDNSRLDVAATCIGIAEAALAAALDWVAQRIVGGEPLACKQGIQWMLADMKVRLEAAWLLTLQAAARRGAAQPLTEAAAMAKWYASEAAAYVTDMALQIHGGYGFTRDMPLERFARDARIMRIYEGSSEIQRTVIARHMLGRPSSTPSLPGNAPASAMPEPARGAG, encoded by the coding sequence ATGTTGCCCAGACTCGGCATTGAACACGACGACATCGAAATCGCCAGCGCCATCGAGCGCTTTGCACAACACGAACTGGCGCCACACGCCCGTCAGGTGGACGAGGAGGAGATAGCCACGACACGCTACGTGCCGGCCTTGGCCGAACTCGGTGTGATGGGCATGAATCTGCCCGAGCGCTGGGGCGGGGTCGGTGCTTCGCCCACCGGCGTGATCCTGTCACTGGTCGAGATCGCCAAGGCCTGTGCCGCGACCTCCTCGATGGTCGGCGCGCATTACCTCGCCACCGATTCGGTACTGATCGGCGGCGACGACGCCATCCGCGACCGCCTGTTGCCTGCCGCGGCAGCCGGCGCCCGACTCGGGGCATTCGCCCTGACCGAACCGCGCGCGGGCTCGAATCCGGCCGATATGGCAACGCGCGCCACCGCGCACAGCGATGGCTATCGGATTCAGGGGGTCAAACACTTCATCTCGAATGCGGGCGACGCGGACTTTATCGTCGTGTATGCAAAAACCGACCCCGCAGCCGGCGTGCGCGGTATCAGTGCATTCGTGGTGGAGCGGGGCACGCCGGGCCTGGTCATTTCGCCGCCGGAAAAATTGATGGGCATTCGCGGCGCGCCGGCGCACGAAATCGTGCTCGACTGCGTCGTGCCGCGCGCCAACCGGTTGGGCGAGGAGGGGAGCGGTTTTCGTACCGCGATGCGAGTGCTCGACAACAGCCGCCTCGACGTTGCCGCGACCTGCATCGGCATCGCCGAAGCCGCGCTGGCCGCCGCGCTGGACTGGGTTGCGCAGCGCATCGTCGGAGGCGAGCCGCTCGCCTGCAAGCAGGGCATTCAGTGGATGCTGGCCGACATGAAAGTGCGTCTGGAGGCCGCCTGGCTGCTGACGCTGCAGGCCGCCGCCAGGCGCGGCGCCGCGCAGCCTTTGACGGAGGCTGCCGCGATGGCCAAATGGTACGCCTCCGAAGCGGCGGCTTACGTCACGGACATGGCCTTGCAGATTCATGGCGGCTACGGCTTCACGCGCGACATGCCGCTCGAGCGCTTCGCGCGCGACGCTCGCATCATGCGCATCTATGAAGGCTCGTCGGAAATCCAGCGCACGGTCATCGCCAGGCACATGCTGGGTCGCCCTTCAAGTACGCCATCGTTGCCGGGCAACGCCCCGGCAAGCGCCATGCCGGAACCGGCGCGGGGGGCTGGTTAA
- a CDS encoding amino acid ABC transporter permease, giving the protein MSGLTTFVQSMPLLAHAAISTIWISLLSLFIGFFIGTGVCAARLSRHAVLRWIGGVYVGVFRGVPMLVQLLVAYYCLPFIGINVPPLVAAVGTASLCTASYIAEIMRGGFLGIPAGQLEAARVLGMSWFDMLVRIQVPQALRLTLPALVNEMILLLKASSLISVVGVEELTRTAQNVAASTFEPLPAYLGAAVIYLCINGVLALAGQAAERRLKIA; this is encoded by the coding sequence ATGTCGGGTTTGACTACCTTCGTTCAAAGCATGCCGTTGCTCGCGCATGCCGCGATCAGCACGATCTGGATCTCGCTGCTGAGTCTCTTCATCGGTTTTTTCATCGGCACCGGGGTCTGCGCGGCGCGTCTGAGCCGGCATGCAGTGCTGCGCTGGATTGGCGGCGTCTACGTCGGCGTGTTTCGCGGGGTGCCGATGCTGGTCCAGCTGCTGGTCGCCTATTACTGCCTGCCGTTCATCGGCATCAACGTACCCCCGCTGGTCGCCGCGGTCGGTACCGCCTCGCTGTGCACCGCGTCGTATATCGCGGAAATCATGCGCGGCGGGTTTCTCGGCATCCCGGCCGGACAACTGGAGGCGGCCCGCGTACTGGGGATGTCATGGTTCGATATGCTGGTGCGCATCCAGGTCCCGCAGGCGCTGCGCCTGACGTTGCCGGCGCTGGTCAACGAGATGATCCTGCTGCTCAAGGCTTCATCGCTGATCTCGGTGGTCGGGGTCGAGGAGCTGACCCGCACCGCCCAGAATGTCGCCGCCAGCACGTTCGAGCCGTTGCCCGCTTATCTGGGTGCGGCGGTGATCTATCTGTGCATCAACGGCGTGCTTGCGCTGGCCGGCCAGGCCGCCGAGCGGCGTCTGAAGATCGCTTGA
- a CDS encoding amino acid ABC transporter permease, protein MHINPSVITSNAGPILDGLGITVFTWTAGIAIGIALGFFIAVLQIFCGRVVRGALRVYIEIIRGTPFLLQLFLLYYGGPSFGLRLEPMTAGILGLGLYGSAYFAEIFRAGFLSVPSGQLEAADVLGMARWQMILRIQVPQMLVIIVPALVNLIIVLSKETAVLSIVTVPELTFVLTAIGSASFAFVETLLTLCLCYLALVELTARAGRWMESRVGRFMIR, encoded by the coding sequence ATGCATATCAATCCAAGCGTCATCACCAGCAATGCGGGCCCGATACTCGACGGACTGGGCATTACCGTTTTTACCTGGACCGCGGGCATCGCCATCGGCATCGCCCTGGGATTTTTCATCGCCGTGCTGCAGATCTTTTGCGGCCGGGTCGTCCGCGGGGCGCTGCGCGTCTATATTGAAATCATCCGCGGTACGCCGTTCTTGCTGCAATTGTTCCTGTTGTACTACGGCGGCCCGTCGTTCGGCCTGCGGCTCGAGCCGATGACCGCCGGCATATTGGGCCTGGGCCTTTATGGCAGCGCCTATTTTGCCGAGATTTTCCGCGCCGGATTTCTCTCCGTTCCGTCCGGGCAGCTGGAAGCCGCCGACGTGCTCGGCATGGCGCGCTGGCAAATGATCCTGCGCATCCAGGTACCGCAGATGCTGGTGATCATCGTGCCGGCCCTGGTCAATCTGATCATCGTCCTGAGCAAGGAAACAGCCGTGTTGTCGATCGTCACGGTGCCCGAGCTTACCTTTGTGCTCACCGCGATCGGCTCGGCTTCGTTTGCCTTCGTCGAGACGCTGCTGACGCTGTGCCTGTGCTACCTGGCCCTGGTCGAACTGACCGCGCGTGCCGGACGCTGGATGGAATCCCGCGTCGGGCGCTTCATGATTCGCTGA
- a CDS encoding amino acid ABC transporter ATP-binding protein, whose protein sequence is MDLINQNPASADAAPLIQIKQLAKHFGATQVLKDISLDIRKSEVVCIIGPSGSGKSTLLRCLAFLEEYSSGQVLIEGELLGYVDQADGQRARAPQREINRVRRNVGMVFQQFNLWPHMTALGNVMEALLRVRKMPRDQAREHALAMLDKVGLSAKADAYPARLSGGQQQRVAIARALAMEPHIMLFDEPTSALDPELVGEVLQVMKDLAREGMTMVVVTHEMGFAAQVADTVVFIDHGTIVARGTPQQVFHDNHHPRLSQFLQNYFDRNAFWTREDASKEDAA, encoded by the coding sequence ATGGACCTTATCAATCAAAACCCGGCCAGCGCCGATGCCGCACCGCTGATTCAGATCAAACAGCTCGCCAAGCATTTCGGCGCGACACAGGTGCTGAAGGATATTTCGCTCGACATCCGGAAATCGGAGGTGGTGTGCATCATTGGCCCGTCGGGCTCCGGCAAAAGCACGCTGCTGCGCTGCCTGGCGTTCCTCGAGGAATACTCGAGCGGCCAGGTGCTGATCGAGGGTGAACTGCTGGGCTATGTCGATCAGGCCGACGGCCAGCGTGCGCGCGCGCCGCAGCGCGAGATCAACCGGGTGCGGCGCAACGTCGGCATGGTGTTCCAGCAATTCAATCTATGGCCGCACATGACGGCGCTGGGCAACGTCATGGAAGCGCTGCTGCGGGTACGCAAGATGCCGCGCGACCAAGCCCGCGAGCATGCGCTGGCGATGCTCGACAAGGTCGGGCTGAGTGCCAAGGCCGACGCCTATCCGGCGCGCCTGTCGGGCGGCCAGCAACAGCGGGTTGCGATTGCCCGGGCGCTGGCGATGGAGCCGCACATCATGCTGTTCGACGAGCCGACCTCGGCGCTCGACCCGGAGCTGGTCGGGGAAGTGCTGCAGGTCATGAAGGACCTGGCCCGCGAGGGCATGACGATGGTGGTGGTCACGCACGAAATGGGTTTCGCCGCGCAAGTGGCCGACACGGTCGTGTTCATCGATCATGGCACTATCGTCGCGCGCGGCACGCCGCAGCAAGTCTTCCACGACAACCATCATCCGCGCCTGTCGCAGTTCCTGCAGAACTATTTCGACCGCAATGCGTTCTGGACGCGCGAGGACGCCTCCAAGGAAGACGCCGCATGA
- the hutU gene encoding urocanate hydratase encodes MNAPQPLDLLRTDPSRVIRAPRGSVKTCKSWLTEAAYRMIQNNLDPEVAENPQSLVVYGGIGRAARNWPCFDQILESLKALEEDETLLVQSGKPVGVFKTHADAPRVLIANSNLVPRWATWAHFNELDQKGLMMYGQMTAGSWIYIGSQGIVQGTFETFAEAGRQHYGGDLAGRWIVTAGLGGMGGAQPLAATLAGAVSLNIECQQSSIDFRLRTRYLDKQARDLDDALALIAHHCARKEAVSIGLLGNAADVLPELVKRAQAGGPRPDLVTDQTSAHDLIHGYLPRGWSVERWKAAQQDASQHAALTEAAAQSCAVHVQAMLAFHAMGVPTVDYGNNIRQVALEQGIANAFDFPGFVPAYIRPLFCEGKGPFRWVALSGDPRDIYKTDAKIKELFPHNRHVHRWLDMARERIAFQGLPARICWLGLGERHVAGLAFNEMVRNGELKAPIVIGRDHLDTGSVASPNRETESMRDGSDAVSDWPLLNALLNTAGGATWVSLHHGGGVGMGFSQHAGVVIVCDGTEAADKRIGRVLFNDPASGVMRHADAGYDEARACARRNHLNLPFLKA; translated from the coding sequence ATGAATGCCCCACAACCTCTCGACCTGCTGCGCACCGATCCGTCCCGCGTGATCCGTGCGCCGCGCGGCAGCGTCAAAACCTGCAAGAGCTGGCTTACCGAAGCCGCCTATCGCATGATCCAGAATAACCTGGACCCGGAAGTCGCCGAGAACCCGCAAAGTCTGGTCGTGTACGGCGGTATCGGCCGCGCGGCGCGCAACTGGCCTTGCTTCGACCAGATCCTCGAGAGCCTGAAGGCCCTGGAGGAGGACGAAACGCTGCTGGTGCAATCGGGCAAGCCGGTGGGCGTGTTCAAAACGCATGCGGATGCGCCGCGCGTGCTGATCGCCAATTCGAATCTGGTGCCGCGCTGGGCAACCTGGGCGCATTTCAACGAACTGGACCAGAAGGGCTTGATGATGTACGGCCAGATGACCGCCGGCAGCTGGATATACATCGGCTCGCAAGGCATCGTGCAGGGTACCTTCGAAACCTTCGCCGAGGCAGGGCGCCAGCACTATGGCGGCGATCTGGCCGGGCGCTGGATCGTCACCGCGGGCCTGGGCGGCATGGGCGGCGCGCAGCCGCTGGCGGCCACGCTGGCCGGTGCGGTATCGCTCAATATCGAATGCCAGCAGTCGAGCATCGACTTTCGCCTGCGCACCCGCTACCTGGACAAACAGGCCAGAGACCTCGACGACGCACTGGCGCTGATTGCCCATCACTGCGCACGCAAGGAAGCGGTATCGATCGGCCTGCTGGGCAATGCGGCCGACGTTCTCCCCGAGTTGGTCAAACGGGCGCAGGCGGGCGGCCCGCGACCCGACCTGGTCACCGACCAGACCTCGGCACACGACCTGATCCATGGGTATCTGCCGCGCGGCTGGAGCGTCGAACGCTGGAAGGCCGCGCAGCAGGATGCGTCCCAGCACGCCGCACTCACCGAGGCGGCGGCGCAGTCGTGCGCGGTGCACGTGCAGGCCATGCTCGCCTTCCACGCAATGGGCGTGCCGACCGTCGACTACGGCAACAACATCCGCCAGGTGGCGCTTGAACAGGGCATCGCCAATGCCTTCGATTTTCCCGGTTTCGTGCCGGCCTACATTCGCCCGCTTTTCTGCGAAGGCAAGGGTCCGTTTCGCTGGGTCGCCCTCTCTGGCGACCCGAGGGACATCTACAAGACCGACGCTAAAATCAAGGAGCTTTTCCCGCACAACCGCCATGTGCACCGCTGGCTCGACATGGCGCGCGAGCGCATCGCCTTCCAAGGGCTGCCGGCGCGCATTTGCTGGCTCGGCCTGGGCGAGCGCCATGTGGCCGGGCTGGCCTTTAACGAAATGGTACGCAATGGCGAGCTGAAAGCGCCGATCGTGATCGGACGCGACCACCTCGATACCGGCTCCGTCGCCAGCCCCAACCGAGAAACCGAATCAATGCGCGATGGCAGCGACGCCGTATCCGACTGGCCGCTGCTCAATGCCTTGCTCAATACCGCCGGCGGCGCAACCTGGGTCAGCCTGCACCATGGCGGCGGGGTCGGCATGGGATTCTCGCAGCACGCCGGCGTGGTGATCGTGTGCGACGGCACCGAGGCGGCGGACAAGCGCATCGGGCGGGTGCTGTTCAATGATCCGGCCTCGGGCGTCATGCGCCACGCCGACGCCGGTTACGATGAGGCAAGGGCCTGCGCGCGGCGCAATCATCTGAACCTGCCGTTTCTCAAGGCCTGA
- a CDS encoding transporter substrate-binding domain-containing protein translates to MKSFSIFKRGALSLCACAVTLATLTVTAHAEDLLAKVKHDGVLTIGTEMQFAPFDFLQNGQHEGFNKDFFNEVGKELGVKVKFLDLPWPSVLPGLEAGKFELVGGPVTITKARMARYAFTLPIADATTALLKRADDKSINKPQDIAGKPVGGGKGSAQLAQLQAYVAHLPGKADIREYIDNNQAYADLAAGRIDAVGNSLPNLAYVAKQRPKVFAVVLPTFGAKTYFGFVGRKDADSRALIDAVDKIIIEMDKDGRMAALQKKWFGLAMDMPQTMPAINF, encoded by the coding sequence ATGAAATCTTTTTCCATCTTCAAACGGGGTGCTCTATCGCTGTGCGCATGCGCAGTGACGCTGGCAACGCTGACGGTGACTGCCCACGCCGAGGATTTGCTCGCCAAGGTCAAGCACGACGGTGTGCTGACCATCGGCACCGAAATGCAATTCGCGCCGTTCGACTTCCTGCAAAACGGCCAACATGAGGGCTTCAACAAGGATTTCTTTAACGAAGTCGGCAAAGAACTCGGCGTGAAGGTGAAATTCCTCGATTTGCCGTGGCCTAGCGTGCTCCCGGGACTTGAAGCGGGCAAGTTCGAATTGGTGGGCGGACCGGTAACGATTACCAAGGCGCGCATGGCGCGCTACGCGTTCACTTTGCCTATCGCCGATGCCACCACGGCGCTGCTCAAGCGCGCTGATGACAAGAGCATCAACAAACCTCAGGACATCGCCGGCAAGCCGGTCGGCGGCGGCAAGGGCTCCGCGCAACTGGCGCAGTTGCAGGCCTACGTCGCCCACTTGCCCGGCAAGGCCGATATCCGCGAGTACATCGACAACAACCAGGCCTATGCCGATCTCGCGGCCGGCCGCATCGACGCGGTGGGCAATTCGCTGCCCAACCTGGCTTATGTGGCCAAGCAACGCCCGAAAGTCTTCGCGGTGGTGCTGCCGACCTTTGGCGCCAAGACTTACTTCGGTTTTGTCGGGCGCAAGGACGCCGATAGCCGGGCGCTGATCGACGCGGTCGACAAAATCATCATCGAAATGGACAAGGACGGGCGCATGGCCGCGCTGCAGAAGAAGTGGTTCGGGCTGGCAATGGATATGCCGCAAACGATGCCGGCAATCAATTTCTGA
- the hutH gene encoding histidine ammonia-lyase, protein MSNFGDILTLVPGSVSLAQLRRIWRGRTPLAIDTSALVEVGRAQAVVAEVVASDAVVYGINTGFGKLAQTIIPVDRLAELQRNLVLSHSVGTGALLPEATVRLVMALKAISLARGHSGVRPEVVLALVRLINAGVYPCIPAKGSVGASGDLAPLAHLAATLIGVGEAMVDAQRMPALDALRQAGLEPLVLGPKEGLALLNGTQVSTALGLIGLFGAEDVFAAGVMAGALSLEAIKGSIVPFDPRIHAARGQVGQIDIAAVYHELIAGSQILASHRHCGHVQDPYSIRCQPQVMGACLDQIRHAAGILQIEANAASDNPLVFSDAGDVLSGGNFHAEPVAFAADALAVAIAEIGAISERRLALLLDSNLSGLPPFLVTDGGINSGFMIAQVTAAALASENKSLAHPASVDSLPTSANQEDHVSMATFAARRLGDMVENTAVVVGIEAMAAAQGIEFHRPLRSTDLMEQALAEIRSRVAFYEQDRYFAPDIAAMKDWALTPGAPAVLARTLPSAAR, encoded by the coding sequence ATGAGTAATTTCGGTGACATTTTGACGCTCGTGCCGGGCTCCGTGAGCCTGGCTCAACTGCGCCGCATCTGGCGCGGCCGCACGCCGCTGGCGATCGACACCTCGGCGCTGGTCGAGGTCGGCCGCGCGCAGGCGGTGGTGGCCGAGGTGGTGGCGAGCGACGCCGTCGTGTACGGCATCAATACCGGCTTCGGCAAATTGGCGCAAACCATCATTCCGGTCGACCGTCTGGCCGAGCTGCAGCGCAATCTGGTGCTTTCGCACAGCGTGGGCACCGGCGCGCTGCTGCCCGAAGCCACGGTGCGCCTGGTGATGGCGCTCAAGGCAATCAGCCTGGCGCGCGGGCATTCGGGCGTGCGGCCTGAGGTGGTGCTGGCGCTGGTGCGCCTGATCAACGCAGGCGTCTACCCCTGCATCCCCGCCAAGGGTTCAGTGGGCGCCTCGGGCGACCTGGCGCCGCTGGCCCACCTCGCCGCGACCCTGATCGGCGTGGGCGAGGCGATGGTCGACGCACAGCGCATGCCCGCGCTCGACGCGTTGCGCCAGGCCGGGCTCGAACCGCTCGTGCTGGGTCCCAAGGAGGGCTTGGCGCTGCTCAACGGCACCCAGGTCTCGACCGCGCTGGGACTCATTGGGCTGTTCGGCGCCGAAGATGTGTTCGCCGCCGGCGTGATGGCCGGGGCGCTCTCGCTCGAGGCGATCAAGGGTTCGATCGTGCCGTTCGATCCTCGCATTCACGCCGCGCGCGGGCAGGTCGGGCAAATCGACATCGCCGCCGTGTATCACGAACTGATCGCCGGTAGCCAGATCCTGGCCTCGCATCGCCACTGCGGACACGTACAGGATCCGTATTCGATCCGCTGTCAGCCGCAAGTCATGGGGGCGTGCCTGGATCAGATCCGGCACGCGGCCGGGATCCTGCAAATCGAAGCGAATGCCGCGTCGGACAACCCGCTGGTCTTCAGCGATGCCGGCGATGTGCTCTCGGGCGGCAATTTCCACGCCGAACCGGTGGCCTTTGCCGCTGATGCGCTGGCCGTGGCGATCGCTGAAATCGGTGCGATCTCCGAGCGGCGCCTGGCGCTGCTGCTCGACTCGAACCTGAGCGGTCTGCCGCCGTTCCTGGTGACCGACGGCGGCATCAATTCGGGCTTCATGATCGCGCAGGTGACTGCCGCGGCGCTGGCCTCCGAGAACAAGTCGCTGGCGCACCCGGCCAGCGTGGACAGCCTGCCCACCTCGGCCAACCAGGAAGACCACGTCTCGATGGCCACCTTCGCGGCGCGCCGGCTGGGCGACATGGTCGAGAACACCGCCGTGGTGGTCGGCATCGAGGCAATGGCCGCCGCGCAGGGTATCGAATTCCACCGCCCGTTGCGCTCGACCGACTTGATGGAGCAGGCGCTCGCCGAGATCCGTTCGCGCGTCGCGTTCTATGAGCAAGACCGCTATTTCGCCCCCGACATTGCCGCGATGAAGGACTGGGCGCTCACGCCCGGCGCGCCCGCCGTACTGGCGCGCACGTTGCCGAGCGCGGCCCGTTGA
- the hisC gene encoding histidinol-phosphate transaminase produces MSTAPLLERVRPAVRDLPAYNAGLSAEYVRRTYGVAHVAKLGSNENPLGASPAVATALGQIGAELAQYPDPACGALSERLAAELGIHPARLIFGNGSEDLIAIAAHTFLAPGDEVVTMTPAFGLHTIYPAAAGARVVTVPLRPDFTIDVERLIAAVSPDTRMLILSNPSNPVGSALCRQDMQRLLAALSPATLVLWDEAYYEYAATDADYPDGLQLLGATSLPWLLLRTFSKAYGLAGLRIGYGVAADSAMLELMHRMRTPFNVNRLAQSAALAALDDRAHLRASVRHATDERERIGEALRERGYRVAPSRANFVFFDTGEHALSLARRLLERGVIVKPWLEPGYQRCMRVSVGSRADNDLFLAALHACASIGPAQHPIDRSCESLSKP; encoded by the coding sequence ATGAGCACCGCGCCTTTGCTCGAACGCGTACGCCCGGCGGTGCGGGACTTGCCCGCCTATAACGCCGGCCTGTCGGCCGAATACGTGCGCCGCACCTATGGCGTGGCACACGTGGCCAAGCTCGGCAGCAACGAAAACCCACTGGGCGCCAGCCCCGCGGTGGCGACAGCCCTGGGACAAATCGGCGCCGAACTGGCGCAGTATCCCGATCCGGCCTGCGGCGCGTTGAGCGAGCGCCTGGCGGCCGAGCTCGGGATTCATCCCGCGCGGCTGATTTTCGGTAACGGCTCGGAAGATCTGATCGCGATCGCCGCGCACACTTTTCTCGCGCCCGGCGACGAGGTGGTGACGATGACGCCGGCTTTCGGGCTGCACACGATCTATCCGGCCGCCGCCGGCGCCCGTGTGGTGACGGTGCCGCTCAGGCCCGATTTCACCATCGACGTCGAGCGTCTGATTGCCGCGGTCTCGCCGGATACCCGGATGCTGATCCTGAGCAATCCGTCGAATCCGGTGGGCTCCGCGCTTTGCCGCCAGGACATGCAGCGCCTGCTGGCGGCACTGAGTCCGGCCACGCTGGTACTGTGGGACGAAGCTTATTACGAGTACGCGGCGACCGATGCCGATTACCCGGACGGCCTGCAGTTGCTGGGCGCCACGTCGCTGCCGTGGCTGTTGCTGCGTACTTTCTCGAAGGCATACGGGCTGGCCGGGTTGCGCATTGGTTACGGCGTGGCCGCCGACAGCGCCATGCTCGAACTGATGCACCGGATGCGTACGCCGTTCAACGTCAACCGGTTGGCGCAAAGCGCCGCGCTCGCGGCACTCGACGACCGAGCGCATCTGCGCGCGAGCGTGCGCCATGCCACCGATGAGCGCGAGCGCATCGGTGAGGCGTTGCGCGAGCGCGGTTATCGCGTCGCGCCCTCGCGCGCCAATTTCGTGTTTTTCGATACCGGCGAACATGCGCTGTCGCTGGCCAGACGACTGCTCGAGCGCGGCGTCATCGTCAAGCCCTGGCTCGAGCCCGGCTACCAGCGCTGCATGCGCGTGTCGGTCGGCAGCCGCGCCGACAACGACCTGTTTCTCGCCGCGTTGCACGCCTGCGCCAGCATCGGGCCGGCGCAGCATCCCATTGACCGCTCTTGCGAATCCTTGTCCAAGCCATGA
- a CDS encoding CaiB/BaiF CoA transferase family protein, with product MIAQRLPLAGIRVVDFSRVLAGPFCTALLGDLGAEILKVEPPGGDDYRAVGPFVNGRSGLFEAINRNKQSIVVDLKSDDGRALAQQLATHADVVVENFRPGVADRLGIGYAALAALNPSLIYASVSGFGQTGPESHRPAYDIVLQAMCGLMDATGSPDGPPTLVGESISDVVSGLFASWGVLAALFAREQTGRGTQVDVSMFDATLSLMATLVARYAATGLTPQRVGNRHPCSAPFGAYRAADGFYVVAVLNNRLFETFARTIGRADLATDPRYADDDARSRFEPELRRCIEAWSAALPVAEVNRILGDAHIPVAPIWSVKQALESEHAAFRALLTEVPAPHGPAARVPSQPVKFSGYAANRVGRAPGLGEHTEPILADCLRLSPERIAQLRAAGAFGPARATASQEP from the coding sequence TTGATTGCACAACGACTGCCCCTGGCCGGCATTCGCGTAGTGGACTTCTCGCGGGTATTGGCAGGCCCTTTTTGCACCGCATTGCTGGGCGACCTTGGTGCCGAGATTTTGAAGGTCGAACCGCCCGGCGGCGACGACTATCGCGCGGTCGGCCCCTTCGTCAATGGTCGCAGCGGCCTGTTCGAGGCAATCAACCGCAATAAGCAGAGTATTGTCGTGGATCTGAAATCCGACGACGGGCGCGCGCTGGCGCAGCAACTGGCCACGCATGCCGACGTGGTGGTCGAGAACTTTCGCCCGGGCGTGGCCGACCGCCTCGGCATCGGGTATGCCGCGCTCGCCGCTTTGAACCCGTCGCTGATCTATGCAAGCGTGTCCGGATTCGGCCAGACCGGGCCGGAATCGCACCGGCCGGCTTACGACATTGTCTTGCAGGCAATGTGCGGCCTGATGGATGCCACGGGCTCGCCGGACGGGCCGCCGACGCTGGTCGGCGAGTCGATCTCGGACGTTGTCAGCGGCCTGTTCGCGTCGTGGGGGGTGCTGGCCGCGTTGTTTGCGCGCGAGCAGACCGGCCGTGGAACCCAGGTCGACGTTTCCATGTTCGATGCCACGCTCAGCCTGATGGCTACGCTGGTCGCGCGCTACGCGGCAACCGGTTTGACGCCGCAACGCGTCGGCAATCGACACCCGTGCTCGGCGCCGTTCGGCGCATACCGCGCGGCCGACGGATTCTATGTGGTTGCCGTGTTGAACAACCGTCTGTTCGAAACCTTTGCGCGCACCATCGGCCGGGCCGACCTGGCGACCGATCCGCGCTATGCCGATGACGACGCCCGCAGCCGCTTCGAGCCGGAATTGCGGCGCTGCATCGAAGCGTGGTCCGCCGCGTTGCCCGTGGCCGAAGTCAACCGCATCCTGGGCGACGCACACATTCCGGTGGCGCCGATCTGGAGTGTCAAGCAGGCACTCGAGAGCGAGCACGCGGCGTTTCGTGCGCTGCTCACGGAAGTGCCGGCACCGCACGGCCCGGCCGCGCGCGTGCCGTCGCAACCGGTCAAATTCTCGGGCTATGCAGCCAACCGGGTTGGGCGTGCGCCCGGCCTGGGCGAGCACACCGAACCCATCCTCGCAGACTGCCTGCGCCTGAGCCCGGAGCGCATCGCGCAATTGCGCGCCGCCGGGGCGTTCGGCCCGGCCCGCGCGACCGCTTCACAGGAGCCATGA